A window of the Cellvibrio sp. pealriver genome harbors these coding sequences:
- a CDS encoding alpha-2-macroglobulin: protein MRVHWFSYCAIAALVFLLSACDKPAPEQKTQSAPLDIKTAEAIAPDWEAHIADYPKRWVATESPLYIRFTHPVVSEAEVNTAFDPKQVSLDIKIPVNLTFTSTTDLRIQPIERLPGDTKIRVRLSPKGLSGIENSLDDFEFEVHTIKQDFDLRVDSLSTQDDDENVMQLSGAITTADTSELDAVKKILRIQVNGRDSNAVWSQELDKKTHRFLLTGIERGEAAGSIHLEWDGAAIGSDDKGARDIEIPAQKAFQITGVQVTHKPNTTIDIQFSEELDNTQNLSGLVTLEGKPVNVVVDGSVLRYTPDKLDAGELNLTINGSVNSKKRKSLGSDYQQKIVLELVKPLVRFVGSTSILPPAKQISVPFEAAGVDSVQVIAFKVFANNIGQYLQDYQLTAAYAATDTGRYLWRKTYNLPEIPRSGVQRFNLDLTELMAQHPEGLIRLELRIDRSNSIYTCDQARPTEPTSKMPENADGENYYDREEEPAWYQQYYQSSGYYNYSERNNPCDDTYYYYGDNIASARNFIVSDIGLMAKRGSDNQLHIISTELTTAKPLGGTEVTAFNYQRQPIGSGKTDSYGMLQLNTDGVAFYLEAKNDKQVGYLRVRNSEALPTNQFDVSGEHIKGGLKGFLYGERDVWRPGDDIFLTFILEDKTQQLPANHPVTLDLFDPSGKKVLSRTNVQPVNDFYTFNLRTDENAPTGNYRAVVHVGNRYFDQMLKIEMVVPNRIKVDLTPAEIPLRIGNMPTQVSLFAQWLQGATAKNLKSDSELKLFPKASVFAGFEQFVFDDPVRSFSSSTQKVFDGQLDEKGYASFPVNVSLSSPPPGKLTASFTTRVFEESGNFSTILRPYELLPFDHWVGLNIPKGSGYMDAISRDEDHPILIQTLNAQGKADANRTVEVNVYEIGWRWWWDEENENLAEYFNNSTHRSVATETLVSDSNGRINWKLEKNKYDWGRHIIRVCDIETDDAGHCSGEVVYLGWSYGSSTASDSATQLMLSTDKEKYQVGDIAKVRLPKAREGRALISIENGSKVLESRWLDLQQGQTEIDIPITQAMAPNVYANIALLLPHQERVAEAPMRLYGIVPLLVEDPATRLLPALEVAEKVRPETEFTIKVSEQNQRAMTYTLAMVDEGLLGLTNFHAPDAHNYFYKREALGVRTWDLFDMVVGGYGASLERVLAIGGSDAALEAERKRRERRFPPVVKFLGAFELKAGETREHKIQLPPYMGSVRVMLVAGDTANNAKADKAVSAYGSVEKTVTVTQPVTLFATLPRVLGPGESVNLPVNVFVSEANIQSVDISVEANEIFTIEKGSATLSFNEPGDAIANLQLKVNDRIGKGHVKITARSGNEIATQEIYIDSRAANPPTTVWENKLLQPGETWTSPLQQNGMIGTNNASLEVSTLPPLNLEQRLDYLIGYPHGCIEQTTSAVFPQLRLEKLVNLTDAQKADIEHNINAGIKRLASFQHASGGFSYWPGDGYVNEWASSYAGHFLLEAKRAGYSVPKNLLDNWIRYQTNAARNPQIEGNYYDEVVLAYRLYTLALADKAELPAMNRLRETFKSSTQNSQQDYRLPARWLLAMAYQHVGVKDAAQDVMGAVSNNVPVYKDAGYTYGSDMRDRGLLLATLVSLDANKDLTWQVAEQVATDLSSDSWYSTQSIAWGLLAMSEFSAANVSSNGVKFAYQQHGENNWITQASNNALFRTAINNPQVTVRNDHDKPIRVLVSNRGIPANLHEEPSNDGLAMKVDFLTLDNKPLSVEQLPQGQDFVAEVTITGEFDKLLTSNIENIALTAVVPSGWQIRNERLEGAQMPKGIDYMDIRDDRVLAYFSLWRNYYWNYRYQDRNQTSVTLRIILNASYAGKFYLPGWHTSAMYNEKIHAKSKGYWVEVIDK from the coding sequence ATGCGTGTTCATTGGTTTTCTTATTGTGCGATTGCCGCTTTGGTCTTTTTGCTCAGCGCGTGTGACAAACCCGCGCCAGAACAAAAAACACAATCGGCACCGCTTGATATAAAAACAGCAGAGGCCATAGCGCCGGATTGGGAGGCGCATATCGCTGATTACCCCAAGCGCTGGGTTGCCACTGAATCCCCCCTGTACATCCGCTTCACGCATCCCGTGGTAAGCGAAGCCGAAGTGAACACCGCATTTGACCCCAAGCAGGTGTCGCTGGATATCAAAATTCCCGTCAACCTCACGTTTACCTCCACAACAGACCTGCGCATCCAACCGATTGAACGATTGCCGGGTGATACAAAAATTCGTGTGCGATTAAGCCCCAAAGGGCTGAGTGGAATCGAAAATTCGCTCGATGATTTTGAATTTGAAGTGCATACCATCAAACAGGATTTTGATTTGCGTGTAGACAGCTTGAGCACGCAAGACGATGACGAGAACGTTATGCAGTTGAGCGGTGCAATTACCACCGCCGACACCAGTGAGCTGGATGCAGTGAAAAAAATCCTGCGCATCCAGGTGAATGGCCGGGATAGCAATGCGGTCTGGTCACAGGAATTGGATAAAAAAACACATCGCTTTTTACTGACCGGCATTGAACGCGGTGAGGCCGCTGGCTCCATTCATTTGGAGTGGGATGGTGCTGCTATTGGCTCGGACGACAAAGGCGCGCGCGATATTGAAATCCCTGCACAAAAAGCGTTTCAAATTACTGGCGTGCAAGTCACACACAAACCCAATACCACCATCGACATTCAATTTTCTGAAGAGCTGGACAACACCCAAAACCTCAGCGGTTTGGTAACGCTTGAAGGCAAACCCGTGAATGTGGTTGTAGATGGTAGCGTGTTGCGCTACACGCCCGACAAACTGGACGCAGGCGAACTTAATTTAACCATCAACGGTAGCGTCAACAGTAAAAAGCGCAAAAGTCTGGGCAGTGATTACCAACAAAAAATTGTTTTGGAATTAGTAAAGCCATTAGTTCGCTTTGTAGGTAGCACCTCTATTTTACCGCCAGCAAAACAAATTTCTGTTCCGTTTGAAGCAGCGGGCGTGGATTCAGTACAAGTAATCGCCTTTAAAGTATTTGCCAATAACATCGGCCAGTATTTGCAAGACTATCAATTGACCGCAGCTTACGCCGCTACTGACACTGGCCGCTACTTGTGGCGTAAAACCTACAACCTGCCAGAAATTCCACGCAGTGGTGTGCAACGTTTTAATCTTGACCTGACCGAGTTAATGGCGCAGCACCCGGAAGGATTAATCCGTTTGGAATTGCGTATTGACCGCAGCAATTCTATTTATACCTGCGATCAGGCGCGCCCCACAGAACCTACCAGCAAAATGCCGGAAAATGCTGATGGTGAAAATTATTACGACCGCGAAGAAGAACCGGCTTGGTATCAACAATATTACCAATCGAGCGGTTACTACAATTACAGCGAGCGCAATAATCCCTGTGACGATACTTACTATTACTACGGCGACAATATTGCATCGGCGCGCAATTTTATTGTCTCTGACATCGGTTTGATGGCAAAGCGCGGCAGCGACAACCAACTGCATATTATCAGCACTGAATTAACCACCGCCAAACCATTGGGCGGTACCGAGGTGACTGCATTTAATTATCAGCGCCAGCCCATCGGCAGCGGAAAAACTGACAGTTACGGTATGTTGCAATTGAATACCGATGGCGTGGCATTTTATTTGGAAGCCAAAAACGATAAGCAGGTCGGCTACTTGCGTGTGCGCAACAGTGAAGCGCTACCCACCAATCAATTTGATGTGAGCGGTGAACACATTAAAGGTGGACTGAAAGGATTTTTATACGGCGAACGCGATGTATGGCGGCCGGGTGATGATATTTTCCTGACCTTTATTTTGGAAGATAAAACCCAGCAGTTACCGGCGAACCACCCGGTTACGTTGGATTTGTTTGATCCCAGTGGTAAAAAAGTGCTGAGCCGAACTAACGTACAGCCGGTTAATGATTTCTATACATTTAATCTGCGCACCGATGAAAACGCGCCCACCGGAAATTATCGCGCTGTAGTGCATGTGGGCAACCGCTATTTTGATCAAATGTTAAAAATCGAAATGGTTGTTCCCAATCGCATTAAAGTCGATTTAACGCCAGCAGAAATACCCTTGCGCATTGGTAACATGCCAACCCAAGTCAGTTTATTTGCGCAATGGTTGCAAGGTGCAACCGCGAAAAATTTAAAATCCGATTCTGAATTAAAACTCTTTCCGAAAGCCTCTGTGTTTGCAGGCTTCGAACAATTTGTGTTTGATGACCCTGTGCGCAGTTTTTCCAGCAGCACCCAAAAAGTGTTTGATGGGCAATTGGATGAAAAAGGCTATGCCAGTTTTCCGGTGAATGTGAGTTTGTCATCGCCACCACCGGGGAAATTAACAGCCTCTTTTACTACTCGCGTATTTGAAGAGAGCGGTAACTTCAGCACCATTTTACGGCCCTATGAATTATTGCCGTTTGATCACTGGGTGGGTTTAAACATCCCCAAAGGCAGCGGCTATATGGATGCCATCAGCCGCGATGAAGATCATCCTATTTTAATCCAAACCTTAAATGCACAGGGCAAAGCCGATGCAAACCGCACAGTGGAAGTCAACGTATATGAGATCGGCTGGCGCTGGTGGTGGGATGAAGAAAATGAAAATCTCGCCGAATATTTTAATAATTCCACGCATCGCTCAGTGGCAACCGAAACCTTGGTGAGCGATAGCAACGGACGCATCAATTGGAAATTGGAAAAAAATAAATACGATTGGGGCCGTCATATTATCCGTGTGTGCGACATTGAAACGGACGATGCGGGTCACTGCTCTGGTGAAGTGGTTTATTTGGGCTGGAGTTATGGCTCATCAACCGCCAGCGATTCAGCCACGCAATTAATGCTGTCTACGGATAAAGAAAAATATCAGGTGGGCGATATTGCCAAAGTGCGCTTACCTAAAGCGCGCGAGGGGCGCGCATTAATCAGTATTGAAAATGGCAGCAAAGTATTGGAATCGCGCTGGTTGGATTTACAACAAGGCCAAACCGAAATTGATATTCCCATCACCCAGGCGATGGCACCTAATGTATACGCAAACATTGCGCTTTTGTTGCCGCATCAGGAGCGCGTTGCCGAAGCACCTATGCGTTTATACGGCATAGTGCCGCTGTTGGTGGAAGACCCAGCAACACGTTTGTTACCCGCATTAGAAGTGGCTGAAAAAGTCCGGCCAGAAACAGAATTCACGATTAAAGTGAGCGAGCAAAACCAACGCGCAATGACCTACACATTAGCAATGGTAGATGAAGGTTTGCTTGGCCTTACCAATTTCCATGCGCCCGACGCACACAACTATTTTTACAAACGCGAAGCACTGGGTGTACGCACCTGGGATTTATTCGACATGGTAGTCGGTGGTTATGGCGCATCGCTTGAACGCGTTTTAGCAATTGGTGGTTCCGATGCAGCACTGGAAGCCGAACGCAAACGTCGTGAACGCCGCTTTCCACCCGTCGTAAAATTTCTCGGCGCATTTGAATTAAAAGCAGGTGAAACACGTGAGCATAAAATTCAATTGCCGCCTTATATGGGCTCAGTGCGCGTTATGTTAGTAGCGGGCGATACCGCTAACAATGCAAAAGCCGATAAAGCGGTGAGCGCGTATGGCAGTGTTGAAAAAACCGTTACTGTTACGCAACCCGTCACGTTATTTGCAACACTACCGCGCGTACTTGGGCCAGGTGAATCCGTTAATTTACCGGTGAACGTATTTGTCAGCGAAGCGAATATCCAGAGCGTGGATATTTCTGTGGAAGCGAATGAAATATTCACTATTGAGAAAGGCAGTGCAACGCTCAGCTTTAATGAGCCGGGCGATGCAATTGCCAACTTGCAACTCAAAGTCAATGACCGCATCGGCAAAGGCCATGTGAAAATTACTGCGCGCTCGGGCAATGAAATCGCTACGCAAGAAATTTATATCGATTCGCGCGCGGCAAATCCGCCCACTACCGTTTGGGAAAATAAATTGCTACAACCGGGCGAGACCTGGACATCGCCGCTGCAACAAAATGGCATGATCGGCACCAATAACGCGAGCCTTGAAGTGAGCACACTGCCGCCATTGAATTTGGAACAGCGACTGGATTATTTAATTGGTTATCCGCACGGGTGTATTGAACAAACCACCTCAGCGGTATTTCCACAGTTGCGTTTGGAAAAATTGGTTAACTTAACCGACGCACAAAAAGCCGATATTGAACACAACATCAATGCAGGCATTAAACGCCTTGCGAGTTTTCAACATGCGAGTGGTGGATTCTCTTATTGGCCGGGCGATGGTTATGTGAATGAATGGGCATCCAGTTATGCAGGGCACTTTTTGTTGGAAGCAAAACGGGCAGGCTATTCAGTTCCAAAAAATTTGCTGGATAATTGGATTCGCTACCAGACCAATGCTGCACGCAATCCACAAATTGAAGGCAATTATTACGATGAAGTTGTGCTGGCCTATCGCCTCTACACACTGGCATTAGCCGACAAAGCCGAATTACCGGCCATGAACCGTTTGCGCGAAACGTTTAAATCATCAACGCAAAATAGCCAGCAAGATTATCGCCTGCCTGCACGCTGGTTACTGGCAATGGCGTATCAGCATGTTGGTGTAAAAGATGCTGCGCAAGATGTAATGGGCGCAGTATCGAATAACGTTCCTGTTTATAAAGATGCCGGATATACCTACGGCTCTGATATGCGTGACCGCGGCTTACTGCTCGCAACACTGGTAAGTTTGGATGCAAACAAAGACCTTACCTGGCAAGTGGCTGAACAAGTAGCAACTGATTTATCCAGCGATAGCTGGTACTCCACACAAAGTATCGCGTGGGGCTTATTGGCCATGAGCGAATTTTCTGCCGCCAATGTGAGCAGTAACGGTGTGAAATTCGCGTACCAGCAACATGGCGAAAATAATTGGATCACGCAAGCCAGCAACAATGCCTTGTTCCGCACCGCGATCAATAATCCGCAAGTGACTGTGCGCAATGATCACGACAAACCCATTCGCGTGCTGGTGAGCAACCGCGGTATTCCTGCTAATTTGCATGAAGAACCCAGTAATGATGGCCTTGCGATGAAGGTGGATTTTTTAACGCTGGACAATAAACCGCTTAGCGTTGAGCAATTGCCACAAGGGCAGGATTTTGTTGCGGAGGTCACCATCACTGGTGAGTTCGATAAATTGCTCACCAGCAATATCGAAAATATTGCACTCACCGCCGTCGTACCCAGCGGTTGGCAAATTCGCAACGAACGTCTTGAAGGTGCGCAAATGCCCAAAGGCATCGACTACATGGATATCCGCGATGACCGCGTACTCGCTTACTTTAGTTTGTGGCGCAATTACTACTGGAACTATCGCTACCAGGACCGCAACCAAACCAGCGTTACATTGCGCATTATTTTAAACGCGAGTTACGCCGGTAAATTCTATCTACCCGGTTGGCACACCAGCGCTATGTACAATGAAAAAATACATGCAAAGAGCAAAGGGTATTGGGTGGAAGTGATAGATAAATAA
- a CDS encoding SDR family oxidoreductase, with translation MNNPVVLITGASSGIGATTALFAAERGYDVAITYLHNRSQAEVIAGKIIALGRKALCIQADVSIEQDVLRVFDQVDAHFGRLDALINNAAILRQKLFRDMQVAELEKTFSVNVIGSFICAREAVKRMSTHNGGNGGAIVNISSVASRFGAPFEYIDYAASKGAIDTFTLGLAKEVVSEGIRVNCVRPGIINTELHAKGGEPERIKRIAPSIPMQRAGEPEEVAKTILWLLSDDASYITGSLVDVSGGR, from the coding sequence ATGAATAACCCCGTTGTGTTAATTACCGGCGCAAGCAGCGGCATAGGTGCGACAACTGCACTGTTTGCCGCCGAGCGCGGTTACGATGTTGCGATTACGTATTTACATAACCGTTCCCAGGCAGAGGTGATCGCTGGAAAAATTATTGCGCTCGGCCGAAAGGCTCTGTGCATTCAGGCAGATGTCAGTATCGAACAAGATGTGTTGCGTGTGTTTGATCAAGTGGATGCGCATTTTGGACGTTTGGATGCCTTGATAAATAACGCGGCGATTTTGCGCCAAAAATTATTCCGCGACATGCAAGTGGCCGAATTGGAAAAAACCTTTTCGGTGAATGTGATTGGTAGTTTTATCTGTGCACGCGAAGCCGTTAAACGTATGAGCACACATAACGGTGGCAATGGTGGTGCAATTGTGAATATTTCATCAGTGGCATCACGCTTTGGTGCACCCTTTGAATATATTGATTATGCGGCTAGCAAAGGGGCGATTGATACTTTCACACTCGGACTTGCCAAAGAAGTTGTGAGTGAAGGGATTCGTGTTAATTGCGTCCGCCCGGGCATTATCAACACCGAGCTGCATGCAAAAGGGGGGGAACCAGAGCGGATTAAACGTATCGCGCCCTCAATACCCATGCAACGCGCAGGTGAGCCAGAGGAAGTTGCTAAAACTATCTTATGGTTATTATCCGATGATGCTTCATACATAACCGGCAGTTTGGTAGATGTCAGTGGAGGGCGTTAA
- a CDS encoding carbohydrate-binding protein gives MFKKKELTRLGDILVSKGLITPAQLDLAIAEQSRRKRLLDPSDSTATVAPIGEILIELGFIDRLQLKRGLNWQLRLRHASIAMALCAPFMMFAPSIARAAPITVEAENYSTMSGVWNENTQDVGGGMNTGNIGTGDWMTYNNINIPADGTYKIIYRVASLSAGGSFQLKSGSAVLDTVTVPVTGGWQKWVDVESTVMLTAGTHNLTLIATLGGFNINWFKIENVTAPLAASSSSSVASVASSSAASSTPAITPTDYSVVIQAENYTTMFGVWNEPTKDVGGGQNTGNINTGDWMNYSGTNVKLPITGKYKITYRVASLNGGGVLQLKEASTNTPYQEVSIPKTGAWQTWVDVETEVDLTEGDHQFAIFAKVGGFNVNWFKIEPIGTPMPLTIQAENYSAMSGVWNENTADVGGGQNTGNINTGDWMDYKNVEVFIPKTANYKVTYRVASLSAGGQFTFHKAGTSTIFDTVSVPVTGGWQKWVSVERTVTLPAGKHSFGIKALLGGFNVNWFKIEPIATNPVSPPTVSSSSSSSAPAVSSSSSSKAAISSSSSSKPAVSSSSWSSSSAASGQHVAGPVGISWTAPNKRENGNYLDITEVGGYEIRYKKTTDAKFTYISINDAWTTTYNFPWLEGEYIFQIAAFDKNGVYSPFVDIQRQ, from the coding sequence ATGTTCAAGAAAAAAGAGCTCACACGCTTAGGTGACATACTTGTCAGTAAGGGATTGATAACGCCCGCACAGCTCGATCTTGCTATTGCGGAGCAATCCCGTCGGAAACGCTTACTGGATCCTTCGGACAGCACGGCAACTGTCGCACCTATTGGTGAAATTTTAATTGAGCTGGGTTTTATTGACCGGTTACAACTCAAGCGAGGCCTGAATTGGCAATTGCGTTTGCGTCATGCCTCTATCGCAATGGCTTTGTGCGCACCATTCATGATGTTTGCTCCCAGTATTGCCCGCGCGGCTCCCATCACTGTTGAGGCGGAAAATTATTCAACCATGAGCGGTGTGTGGAATGAAAACACTCAGGATGTTGGTGGTGGGATGAATACCGGCAATATCGGCACCGGTGATTGGATGACGTACAACAACATCAATATTCCTGCCGATGGTACTTACAAAATCATTTACCGTGTGGCGAGCTTGAGCGCAGGTGGAAGTTTTCAATTGAAATCAGGGTCTGCCGTTTTGGATACAGTGACTGTGCCAGTAACTGGTGGGTGGCAAAAATGGGTTGATGTTGAGAGCACCGTTATGCTCACCGCGGGAACACACAACCTGACCCTGATCGCAACCCTGGGTGGATTCAATATCAATTGGTTTAAGATTGAAAATGTAACTGCGCCCTTGGCTGCTTCAAGCAGTTCATCTGTTGCGAGTGTTGCAAGCAGTTCAGCTGCATCCAGTACGCCCGCAATAACACCGACAGATTATTCAGTGGTTATCCAGGCTGAAAATTATACGACCATGTTTGGTGTTTGGAATGAACCCACAAAAGATGTCGGTGGCGGGCAAAATACGGGCAACATCAATACTGGCGACTGGATGAATTATTCCGGCACCAATGTGAAATTACCCATCACTGGTAAATACAAAATTACCTATCGTGTGGCCAGTCTGAATGGTGGTGGTGTTCTTCAATTGAAGGAGGCCAGCACGAATACACCTTATCAAGAGGTGAGTATTCCAAAAACAGGCGCATGGCAAACCTGGGTCGATGTGGAAACGGAAGTCGATTTGACAGAAGGTGATCACCAGTTTGCGATTTTTGCAAAAGTAGGCGGGTTCAATGTGAACTGGTTTAAGATCGAGCCTATAGGCACGCCTATGCCATTGACTATTCAAGCAGAAAATTATTCTGCAATGAGCGGTGTTTGGAATGAAAATACTGCTGATGTTGGCGGTGGTCAAAACACCGGCAACATCAATACTGGTGATTGGATGGATTACAAAAATGTTGAAGTGTTTATTCCCAAAACCGCCAACTACAAAGTGACTTATCGTGTTGCCAGCCTGAGTGCAGGAGGGCAATTTACATTTCATAAAGCGGGGACTTCTACCATTTTTGATACGGTGTCTGTACCAGTAACAGGCGGTTGGCAAAAATGGGTCAGTGTTGAACGCACGGTAACCTTACCTGCAGGAAAACATTCCTTCGGTATTAAAGCATTATTGGGTGGGTTTAATGTGAATTGGTTTAAAATCGAACCTATCGCTACAAATCCGGTCAGCCCACCGACGGTAAGCAGTTCATCAAGTTCATCCGCTCCTGCGGTCAGTTCGTCCAGCTCTTCAAAAGCAGCGATCAGTTCATCAAGTTCATCAAAACCGGCGGTGAGTTCTTCAAGTTGGTCATCATCATCGGCAGCAAGTGGCCAACATGTTGCAGGGCCAGTGGGGATAAGTTGGACCGCGCCGAATAAACGTGAAAATGGTAATTATCTGGATATTACCGAAGTGGGTGGCTATGAAATCCGCTACAAAAAAACCACCGACGCAAAATTTACCTACATCAGTATTAATGATGCATGGACAACAACCTATAACTTCCCTTGGTTAGAAGGAGAATATATTTTCCAGATTGCTGCCTTTGATAAAAATGGCGTTTACAGTCCGTTTGTTGATATCCAGCGGCAGTAA
- a CDS encoding exo 1,3/1,4-beta-D-glucan glucohydrolase: MNNKVQLRSLVSGAVLLSLLAGCDSQKTEAPSATTPPAATSTATTVEWPAITSAVKKDPAVEQRIEELLAKMTLEEKIGQVIQPEIKFLTPEDIKQYHVGSVLNGGGSTPGSNKYATMEDWVNLADSFYNASVDKSNGRIGIPIMWGTDAVHGLGNVIGATLFPHNIALGATNNPELLKEIGRVTAVEIAVTGLDWDFSPTVAVARDDRWGRAYESWSEDPKIVGDFAGKMVEGLQGKGGSEEFLSNNHVIATAKHFIGDGGTLNGVDRGPTQGDEQHLRDIHGAGYFSALESGVQAVMASFTSWDGTRMHGHKYLLTDVLKGQMGFDGLVVGDWSGHSFIPGCTAVDCPESLMAGLDIYMVPEPNWKDLYNNLLAQAKSGEVTAERLDDAVRRILRVKIRAGLFEKGAPSTRPLAGKKELLGAPEHRAVARQAVRESLVMLKNKNNLLPLARNQKVLVAGDGADNIGKQAGGWSVTWQGTGNVNSDFPGATSIYGGINEVVSAAGGTATLSVDGSFSDKPDVAIVVFGEDPYAEMQGDVGMLAYKPRNPTDLELLKKLRSQGIPVVSLFITGRPLWVNRELNASDAFVAIWQPGTEGAGVADVIFKNAAGEINYDVKGRLSFSWPKHPDQTPLNKGDANYDPLFAYGYGMSYADKNTLGDDLPEDGLKAAEALDVLEIFNRRPMEPWQLEIIGYQNDIVPMNSNTVKASSLTIKAVDRDMQEDARRVEWNGSGNGQVALSVANRQDFINYYNSDSALVFDIKVDAAPSAVAYLRLGCGSYCASDIDLSEKLKGFAGQGWQTVTVPFKCYPQSGANFGIAQPPEEFWTQILQPFSLITSGTMDITFAKVSVVKGAGKDVACP, translated from the coding sequence ATGAACAATAAAGTACAGCTTCGGTCGCTGGTTTCCGGTGCCGTTCTACTATCACTACTCGCTGGTTGCGACTCCCAAAAAACAGAAGCGCCTTCGGCTACCACTCCACCGGCTGCAACATCCACTGCCACCACTGTGGAATGGCCTGCAATCACCAGTGCGGTTAAAAAAGATCCGGCTGTTGAACAGCGTATTGAAGAGCTGCTGGCCAAGATGACGCTGGAAGAGAAAATCGGCCAAGTCATTCAACCCGAAATCAAATTCCTGACCCCTGAGGATATAAAACAGTATCACGTGGGTTCCGTGCTGAACGGTGGCGGTAGTACCCCCGGCAGCAACAAGTACGCAACGATGGAAGACTGGGTCAATCTGGCCGACAGCTTCTATAACGCGTCGGTTGATAAATCCAACGGCCGTATTGGTATTCCCATTATGTGGGGTACCGATGCAGTACACGGTTTGGGTAACGTGATTGGCGCAACCTTGTTCCCGCACAACATTGCGCTGGGTGCGACCAATAACCCTGAGCTGTTGAAAGAAATCGGCCGTGTGACGGCTGTTGAAATCGCCGTAACAGGTCTGGATTGGGACTTCTCACCTACAGTTGCTGTAGCGCGTGATGACCGCTGGGGCCGCGCTTATGAAAGCTGGTCTGAAGATCCAAAAATCGTCGGTGACTTTGCTGGCAAGATGGTCGAAGGCCTGCAAGGCAAAGGCGGCTCTGAAGAGTTCCTGTCCAACAACCATGTAATCGCAACTGCCAAACACTTTATTGGCGATGGCGGCACCTTGAACGGCGTTGACCGCGGCCCAACCCAAGGCGATGAACAACACTTGCGCGACATCCATGGCGCGGGTTACTTCAGTGCGCTGGAATCAGGCGTACAAGCAGTGATGGCCTCCTTCACCAGCTGGGATGGCACCCGCATGCACGGCCACAAATACCTGCTGACCGACGTACTCAAAGGCCAAATGGGCTTTGACGGTTTGGTCGTGGGCGACTGGAGCGGCCACAGTTTTATCCCCGGTTGTACCGCAGTGGATTGTCCTGAATCGCTGATGGCCGGTTTGGACATTTATATGGTGCCGGAGCCCAACTGGAAAGACCTGTACAACAACTTGCTCGCACAAGCCAAATCCGGTGAAGTCACTGCCGAGCGTTTGGACGATGCGGTGCGCCGTATCCTGCGCGTGAAAATCCGTGCCGGTCTGTTCGAGAAAGGTGCTCCATCTACCCGCCCATTGGCCGGCAAGAAAGAACTGCTGGGTGCACCTGAGCATCGCGCAGTTGCCCGTCAGGCGGTGCGTGAATCGCTGGTGATGCTGAAAAACAAAAACAACCTGCTGCCGCTCGCACGCAACCAAAAAGTATTGGTAGCAGGCGATGGTGCTGACAATATCGGAAAACAAGCTGGCGGCTGGTCTGTGACCTGGCAAGGCACCGGTAACGTAAACTCCGATTTCCCTGGCGCCACTTCCATTTATGGCGGTATCAATGAAGTGGTAAGCGCTGCAGGCGGTACCGCTACTCTGAGTGTGGATGGTTCATTTAGTGACAAACCCGATGTCGCCATTGTCGTTTTCGGTGAAGACCCTTACGCGGAAATGCAGGGCGATGTGGGCATGCTCGCCTACAAACCACGCAATCCAACCGATCTGGAGCTGCTGAAAAAACTGCGCAGTCAGGGCATTCCTGTCGTATCCCTGTTTATCACCGGTCGCCCATTGTGGGTTAACCGCGAGCTCAACGCGTCTGATGCGTTTGTTGCTATCTGGCAACCAGGCACCGAAGGTGCAGGTGTTGCGGATGTGATCTTCAAAAATGCTGCTGGTGAAATCAATTACGATGTTAAAGGCCGCCTGAGCTTCTCCTGGCCAAAACATCCTGACCAAACGCCGCTCAATAAAGGCGATGCGAATTACGATCCGCTGTTCGCATACGGTTATGGCATGAGTTACGCCGACAAAAACACCCTGGGTGATGACTTGCCGGAAGATGGCCTGAAAGCCGCTGAAGCATTGGATGTATTGGAAATTTTCAACCGTCGTCCAATGGAGCCATGGCAGTTGGAAATTATCGGCTACCAAAACGACATAGTGCCGATGAACAGCAACACTGTTAAAGCCTCGTCGCTCACCATTAAAGCGGTTGACCGCGATATGCAGGAAGATGCGCGCCGCGTAGAGTGGAACGGCTCCGGCAATGGCCAAGTGGCATTATCAGTCGCCAACCGTCAGGACTTCATCAACTACTACAACAGTGATTCCGCGCTGGTGTTTGATATTAAAGTTGATGCAGCACCCAGTGCGGTTGCCTACTTGCGTTTGGGCTGCGGCTCTTACTGTGCATCGGACATCGACCTGAGCGAAAAACTCAAGGGCTTCGCCGGTCAAGGCTGGCAAACAGTCACTGTGCCATTCAAGTGCTATCCGCAATCCGGTGCCAACTTCGGTATCGCACAACCACCAGAAGAGTTCTGGACACAAATCCTGCAACCTTTCTCGCTGATCACCAGCGGCACTATGGATATTACCTTCGCTAAAGTAAGCGTGGTAAAAGGTGCAGGCAAAGATGTAGCCTGTCCGTAA